The following proteins are co-located in the Primulina tabacum isolate GXHZ01 chromosome 11, ASM2559414v2, whole genome shotgun sequence genome:
- the LOC142519877 gene encoding uncharacterized protein LOC142519877 produces the protein MSVVEYTSQFNALGSYALAIMADEVLKLHRFKRGLNSRIQSALAVYQPANFSDLMGATIRAETDIQRREKENKNKRPMNSQSSHSNQTFKKPNKSDGLSKGPSPTSSYQDIKPCPTCHLRHLGECRRNSGVCFGCGKAGHRIAECPTAANQAAGPNKETGKNTGANPNKPKEGKPNARVFAMTQEEADDANEVVSDTILIQKVSAYALFDCGATHSFMSKRLAKKLGLKPEVLAEPFRIATPTSKAIETHEIHRDYLISIGNQIFSADLIQLVMADFDIIQEMDWLARNNALVDCKGKRVKLRTPNQEEIVYHGEYKERKSLLSASQAWKAMKSGEDIYLEMFSEVQGKVELKIEDIPVVCEFSDVFPEELTGIVPDRKVEFEINPVPGAAPISKAPYRMAPDELKELKEQL, from the coding sequence GAATACACCTCCCAGTTTAATGCCCTTGGATCTTACGCTCTGGCAATCATGGCGGACGAAGTTTTGAAATTGCACCGTTTTAAAAGGGGATTGAACAGCAGGATCCAATCAGCTCTAGCAGTCTACCAACCCGCGAATTTTTCAGACCTAATGGGCGCAACTATCCGAGCTGAAACTGATATCCAGCGCAGGGAGAAGGAAAATAAGAACAAAAGGCCTATGAATAGTCAATCCTCACATAGCAATCAGACTTTCAAGAAGCCTAACAAGTCCGATGGACTGTCTAAAGGGCCTTCACCTACCTCAAGCTACCAAGATATTAAGCCTTGCCCAACTTGTCACTTACGACACCTGGGAGAATGCCGAAGAAATAGTGGCGTATGCTTCGGATGTGGGAAAGCGGGACACCGAATTGCCGAATGTCCTACTGCCGCCAACCAAGCAGCCGGGCCCAACAAGGAAACTGGGAAAAATACAGGAGCTAACCCCAACAAGCCAAAGGAAGGCAAGCCTAACGCCAGGGTCTTTGCTATGACTCAAGAAGAGGCCGACGACGCCAATGAAGTTGTGTCAGATACAATCCTAATTCAAAAAGTGTCTGCTTATgcgttatttgattgtggtgctacgcattccTTTATGTCTAAGAGACTTGCTAAGAAACTAGGACTTAAGCCCGAAGTATTAGCTGAACCTTTTCGAATAGCTACACCGACAAGTAAGGCCATCGAAACTCACGAGATTCACAGGGACTATTTAATCAGTATCGGTAATCAAATATTCAGTGCAGACCTGATACAATTAGTTATGGCCGACTTCGACATCATTCAAgaaatggattggttagccagaAACAATGCATTAGTGGATTGTAAAGGGAAAAGAGTGAAGCTCCGAACCCCAAATCAGGAAGAGATCGTGTATCATGGTGAATACAAGGAACGGAAATCACTCCTTTCCGCTTCCCAAGCATGGAAGGCCATGAAGTCCGGAGAAGATATCTACCTAGAAATGTTTAGCGAAGTGCAAGGAAAAGTCGAACTGAAGATAGAAGACATCCCAGTAGTATGTGAGTTCTCGGATGTTTTTCCAGAAGAACTCACAGGGATAGTCCCGGACCGCAAAGTCGAGTTCGAAATTAATCCGGTTCCTGGTGCAGCACCAATTTCGAAAGCACCTTACAGGATGGCGCCAGATGAACTCAAGGAGTTAAAGGAGCAACTCTAA